In Camelina sativa cultivar DH55 chromosome 13, Cs, whole genome shotgun sequence, the genomic window AAACCAGTTTGCTTTGCTTAATTTTGCGAATTGCTTCATAGATAAGCCTAATTTGGCGAAACAAAATTAAGCTGACACGGTTTCAGGTTTCCTAAAATAGATCATTACTCTGTTTCTCTCCCTGCAGAGGtttttataaatacttgtttttgtttgttggttacCTTTTTGCAgtttaaaaacacacacacacacacgaaaTCATCGTCTTCGGGAAGAATCAATCAATGGATATAAGTAATGAAGCCAGTGTTGATCCCTTTTCGATTGGACCAACATCGATCATGGGTCGAACCATTGCTTTCAGAGTCTTGTTCTGTAGATCTATGGCACAGCTTAGGCGTGATCTTTTTCGCTTTTTGCTGCATTGGTTCCTTAGGTTTAAGCTGACTGTATCACCGTTTTTGTCGTGGTTTCATCCTCGGAACCCACAAGGGATCTTAGCAGTGGTTACAATCATTGCTTTCTTGTTGAAACGTTACACCAATGTGAAGATAAAAGCGGAAATGGCTTACAGGAGGAAATTTTGGAGGAACATGATGCGGACGGCTTTGACTTATGAGGAATGGGCTCATGCTGCTAAGATGTTGGAGAAGGAGACGCCGAAGCTGAATGAATCTGATCTTTATGATGAAGAGTTGGTTAAGAACAAGCTTCAGGAGCTTCGTCATCGTCGCCAAGAAGGTTCGCTTAGAGACATCATGTTTTGTATGAGAGCTGATCTCGTGAGGAATCTTGGTAATATGTGTAACTCGGAGCTTCATAAAGGTAGACTTCAGGTTCCTAGACATATCAAAGAGTATATCGATGAGGTCTCTACTCAGTTGAGAATGGTCTGTAACTCTGACTCAGAGGAGCTTTCTTTGGAAGAGAAGCTTTCCTTTATGCACGAAACACGGCATGCCTTTGGTAGAACGGCTTTGCTTTTGAGTGGTGGGGCTTCTCTTGGTGCGTTTCATGTTGGTGTGGTTAGGACTTTGGTTGAGCATAAGCTTTTACCTCGGATCATTGCTGGTTCTAGTGTCGGATCCATAATTTGTGCTGTTGTAGCCTCAAGGTCTTGGCCCGAGCTACAAAGTTTCTTTGAGAATTCTTTGCATTCTTTACAGTTCTTTGATCAGCTTGGAGGCGTTTTCTCAATCGTGAAACGAGTAATGACACAAGGCGCTCTACATGATATCAGACAGTTACAGTGTATGCTTAGAAACCTCACAAGCAATCTCACTTTCCAAGAAGCTTATGACATGACAGGAAGGATACTTGGGATAACCGTTTGTTCCCCAAGAAAGCATGAACCTCCTCGGTGTCTTAACTATTTGACTTCGCCTCATGTGGTTATATGGAGCGCAGTGACTGCTTCTTGTGCCTTTCCTGGTCTCTTTGAAGCTCAAGAGCTAATGGCTAAAGATCGAAGTGGAGAGATCGTGCCGTATCATCCACCTTTCAATTTGGATCCAGAAGTAGGCACTAAATCGTCTGGACGCCGGTGGAGAGATGGTAGTTTGGAGGTTGATTTACCAATGATGCAGCTTAAGGAACTGTTCAATGTGAATCATTTTATTGTGAGTCAAGCCAATCCTCACATTGCTCCCTTACTCCGTCTGAAGGATTTAGTTCGAGCTTATGGCGGTAGATTCGCAGCTAAGGTATGTTTTTCGCATAGTTGTTTTTGCtggtctctgtttcttttctttgttgtaacgaaactctacttttttcaccttttttagCTCGCGCATCTAGTGGAGATGGAGGTCAAACATAGATGCAACCAGGTATTAGAGCTTGGTTTTCCACTTGGTGGACTTGCAAAGCTATTTGCTCAGGAGTGGGAAGGTGATGTAACAGTTGTAATGCCTGCTACTCTTGCTCAGGTTCTGATCCAAAACTCGATATCTTGAATTTTCTTTCATTGGAACTTGTTCGAGATTCTTATTCGGTTGTTGATTTTGTGTAGTACTCGAAGATTATACAAAACCCGACTCATGTCGATCTTCAGAAAGCGGCTAACCAAGGAAGAAGGTGCACTTGGGAGAAGCTTTCAGCCATAAAATCAAACTGCGGGATCGAGCTTGCTCTTGATGATTCAGTGGCTATACTTAACCATATGCGTAGGCTCAAGAAAAGCGCCGAGAGAGCCGCCAGTGCCACGTCATCGTCTCACCACGGATTAGCTTCAACAACCAGATTCAATGCTTCTAGAAGAATCCCATCTTGGAACGTCATTGCCAGAGAGAACTCAACGGGTTCACTCGATGATCTAGTCGCTGACAACAACAATCTCCATGCTTCTTCGGGCAGGAATCTAAGCGACAGTGAAACAGAGAGTGTGGAACTGAGTTCTTGGACACGAACTGGTGGACCTTTGATGAGAACAGCTTCTGCTAATAAGTTCATTGACTTTGTTCAGTCTCTTGATATCGACATTGCATTGGCAAGAGGGTTCAGTAGCAGTCCCAATTCTCCAGCAGTTCCTCCTGGCGGCCCATTTAGTCCAAGCGCGAGATCCATGTCTGCTCATTCCGATaacgaaccaaacagcaatagcaacaacaacactacTTCAAGAATAACAGTGACTGAAGGTGACCTTCTACAGCCTGAGAGAACAAGTAACGGGTTTGTGTTAAATGTTGTTAAAAGAGAGAACTTGGGAATGTCATCTATAGGGGGGAATCAAAATACAGAGTTACCGGAGAGTGTACAGCTTGATATACCGGAGAAAGAGATGGATAATAGCTCTGTATCCGAACACGAAGTAGACGATGACGATAAACAAGAAGATAATAACGGTGCAACGGTCTCGAGTCCGGTTACTGAATCTTCAGAAGATTCCGGTTTACAAGAACCGGTGTCTGGTAGTGTTATAGATGGTTAGAGTGATTGATTCATTCGATTCAAGTGAAATAGATTCTCAATTGAGTTTGGACAGTTTCCAAAAAGGGGTTTGATGCGCCTCTTGTGTATTGTATTGCATTGAttattgtttgaaattttatcATATTCATTTGTGAAATtggaatatatttgtaaatttcattaggaaaaaaaaacaaaatgtaactCAATTCATTACAAGCTTGAATCAGTGTTCTTCCGTAATCCGTAGTGATAATGTCtataatataatttgtgttgaaataaatgtataacttttttgtattttagaaaAGTGTATAACATTTGTATTTAagatcaaacaacaacacattttactaaaaaaagttattattacaataatagACTAAACATAGTAGGTAATCTAGTATTGAGAAAGTAACATATTTTGGATATAACTAATTGTTACCCATTTTGTAATATTACTTTCCTATAATAAAGTTACCCATTTATTAAGGACTCTTTGAGTTTGACCAATATTCATGTACACAATTAATGCAAATCCAATaacatttaacattttaatGTACAAAGGAGACCCAAAACCGCTATATAATACTGTAGTATGTATAAGCAAGCCTACGATCACCCAAACAGAAAAACAATTGAagacataaaatggaaaaagtaAAAAGCATTTTCGTCGTTCTTCTCCTAATTTCTTCATGTAAgtggttcatatatatatataagacatatGATTTAGTTCGGgcttggtttggtttttaattgtGGTTCTGGTATACATATTTATTGTATACAGGTTTGATAATGAGGAGTGAAGGTCAGTTCTGATGTAAGAGTGCTAGGGATTGTGATCCTCGTGCGTGCAGACTATCGACGCATATAATATGTGATAAAAACCACAAATGTACATGTGCTGCTGATGCTCCTATTGGTGGTGAATGTGATAGCATCAAAGACTGTTACCTTTCTGCAGGTTGTCCATCAAAGTCTCATGTTGTCTGCGAAAGGCATGTCTGCACCTGTGTCCccaaattgatttaattgtctCTAATTAGTAATTTGATATAATGCCAGTCTTATATTGGAAGataattttaatactataattCACCTATATGTGAGATGtaataatatgaaattaatatatGTGGATTTCAGTAATAATAGTATCGAGGTTGGTAACCAATTTATACATTTTGAAGGTCATTGTTGtttgttcattaaaaaaaaaaaaagaaggtcaTTGTTAATTtgcttttagtttctttttaattaccATTATTTCTTAAACATCAATTATTTGTTTGCGTAATTTCAAATCTCACAAGAGAACCGGCCCATGAAATCCATCAAAGCCCAAACGTTAGTAATTTGGCCCACGAAATCCATCAAAGCCCAAAAGTTAGAAATATGTTTGATCATCTCCCCTCTCTGCTCTGCTCCTCCATCGTCGCCGCCGGTGAACAATTCAATCTGACACTTCGCTGAACTTTTCGGCGATTCCATGGTTTTGCAACTGAGAGGTCACTCTCTCTACAACCGTGGACTCTCCTTtatcatctcttcttccttgAAGAATCTTAGTACGGCTTCTTCGCTTCTTTTGAACGCCGACCAAACCATTACAGAGCCGTTGGCGAAATCAGAGCTCGAAGCCCTAGTTCTCAAGCAATACTCCCATGGTAAATTCTACAGTCTCGTTAAAAACGCCGTTGCTTTGCCTTCTGTTCTTCTCGCCGCCTCTCAGAACCTCTCTCTTGCCGCTAACTCTCACGGCTCCTCCGGCGAATTTGCCGATCGCGTCTCCCGGAGATTCTCGATCGAAGAGATGGGACGCGAGTTACGCGAAGGCAAGTTTGATATTCCTTCATCTTGCGTCGAGTTCATCTCTTCAAGTGAAGAGTCTCTTGTTCTCCCCAATCTTAAACTCAAAGTGTTGATTGAAGCTATTAGAATGGTACTTGAGATTGTGTACGATGATCGATTCGCTACGTTTTCGTATGGTGGTCGTGTTGGTATGGGTAGGCATACAGCTATACGTTACCTGAAGAACTCAGTTGAGAATCCAAGGTGGTGGTTTCGTGTTTCCTTTGCTCGAGATGTGTTCCAAGAACGTAATGTGGAGATACTTTGTGGCCTTGTTGCAGAGAAGATCAACGATGGTTTGTTGATTGAGATGATAAAGAAGCTGTTTGAGTTTGGGATTCTGAAGATTGAACTTGGTGGATGTAATAGTGGGAAGGGTTTCCCACAAGAATGTGGATTGTGTTCGATCTTTATCAACGTTTACTTTGATGGACTTGATAAAGAAGTTCAAGATATGAGACTAAAGATGAAAGTGAGGAATCCTCATGTTGGTACTGGCGAGGAGGAATCAATAAGTAATGTGTTCTATAAGCCAGTAAATATGTATGCAGTTAGGTATTTAGATGAGATACTTGTGATAACATCAGGATCGAAAATGCTGACAATGGATTTGAAGAAGCGGATTTTAGACATACTGGAACAGAGACTAGAGCTGAGAGTAGATAGGCTGAACACGTCGATTCATAGTGCAGTGTCAGAGAAGATAAACTTTTTAGGGATGTATCTTCAGGCTGTTCCACCTTCCGTTTTGCGCCCGCCTAAGTCTGAGAAGGCGGTTAGAGCAATGAAGAAATATCAGAGGCAGAAGGACGTTAGGAAGTTGGAGTTGAGGAATGCTAGGGAGAGGAATCGGAAGACACTGGGGTTGAAAATATTCAGACATGTCTTGAAGAAACTCAAGCAGAGCAATGGGTTCAAATTTGAGGGTGAGATAGAGAATGAAGTTAGGGATATATTCCAGAGATGGGGAGAGGAAGTCATGCAGGAATTTATGGGGTCCGTTGAAGAGAGATGGAAATGGCATTGGCTGCTCACTAGAGGAGATTTTCTC contains:
- the LOC104734421 gene encoding triacylglycerol lipase SDP1, with product MDISNEASVDPFSIGPTSIMGRTIAFRVLFCRSMAQLRRDLFRFLLHWFLRFKLTVSPFLSWFHPRNPQGILAVVTIIAFLLKRYTNVKIKAEMAYRRKFWRNMMRTALTYEEWAHAAKMLEKETPKLNESDLYDEELVKNKLQELRHRRQEGSLRDIMFCMRADLVRNLGNMCNSELHKGRLQVPRHIKEYIDEVSTQLRMVCNSDSEELSLEEKLSFMHETRHAFGRTALLLSGGASLGAFHVGVVRTLVEHKLLPRIIAGSSVGSIICAVVASRSWPELQSFFENSLHSLQFFDQLGGVFSIVKRVMTQGALHDIRQLQCMLRNLTSNLTFQEAYDMTGRILGITVCSPRKHEPPRCLNYLTSPHVVIWSAVTASCAFPGLFEAQELMAKDRSGEIVPYHPPFNLDPEVGTKSSGRRWRDGSLEVDLPMMQLKELFNVNHFIVSQANPHIAPLLRLKDLVRAYGGRFAAKLAHLVEMEVKHRCNQVLELGFPLGGLAKLFAQEWEGDVTVVMPATLAQYSKIIQNPTHVDLQKAANQGRRCTWEKLSAIKSNCGIELALDDSVAILNHMRRLKKSAERAASATSSSHHGLASTTRFNASRRIPSWNVIARENSTGSLDDLVADNNNLHASSGRNLSDSETESVELSSWTRTGGPLMRTASANKFIDFVQSLDIDIALARGFSSSPNSPAVPPGGPFSPSARSMSAHSDNEPNSNSNNNTTSRITVTEGDLLQPERTSNGFVLNVVKRENLGMSSIGGNQNTELPESVQLDIPEKEMDNSSVSEHEVDDDDKQEDNNGATVSSPVTESSEDSGLQEPVSGSVIDG
- the LOC104734422 gene encoding uncharacterized protein LOC104734422, yielding MVLQLRGHSLYNRGLSFIISSSLKNLSTASSLLLNADQTITEPLAKSELEALVLKQYSHGKFYSLVKNAVALPSVLLAASQNLSLAANSHGSSGEFADRVSRRFSIEEMGRELREGKFDIPSSCVEFISSSEESLVLPNLKLKVLIEAIRMVLEIVYDDRFATFSYGGRVGMGRHTAIRYLKNSVENPRWWFRVSFARDVFQERNVEILCGLVAEKINDGLLIEMIKKLFEFGILKIELGGCNSGKGFPQECGLCSIFINVYFDGLDKEVQDMRLKMKVRNPHVGTGEEESISNVFYKPVNMYAVRYLDEILVITSGSKMLTMDLKKRILDILEQRLELRVDRLNTSIHSAVSEKINFLGMYLQAVPPSVLRPPKSEKAVRAMKKYQRQKDVRKLELRNARERNRKTLGLKIFRHVLKKLKQSNGFKFEGEIENEVRDIFQRWGEEVMQEFMGSVEERWKWHWLLTRGDFLSLRHIREKLPQDLIDAYDEFQEQVDRHLAPTEAKKVLEDEERRVAEEEEQRYAESTVEDLTKLCMKVSAPEELVRKAVKLVGFTNSMGRPRPIIHLTSLEDSDIIKWYAGIGRKWLDFFCCCHNYKMVKIIVSYHMRFSCILTLAEKHGSTKREAIRHYTKDLRVSADLDGSEEAYFPREREVKMMGDKNLSDPKPVDGSLSLLLIRLASDEPLHSCAANFCERSDTITYRVHLLQNRLRINPLDEEKWVRGMGTIHSALNRKCLPLCSTHISDVYLGKITLQDVDGSSFIDVR